A single Fusobacterium sp. FSA-380-WT-3A DNA region contains:
- a CDS encoding MurR/RpiR family transcriptional regulator has product MNNLILKLVKENMDNFTKQQKKIAQYLLEHYEEAVFFTAEELGEKSKTSEPTVVRFVKKIGFSKYSDLQNELRKVLKGKLYQVDRLNLPTEKNDLLSFVAYSMNKDIESIRKTLKNINESDLNKAIDWLLSSEKVFIVATHAEYGLACYFGHSLSWIRDKVFVLTTLHGMNYDEMYNITEKDLLVAISFPPYPKYTVDILNFNFLKGIRTLGITDNENSPISLFSNCCLYAHNEQISFVDNSAPTLSLLSVILTLVSKKDLNRANKKLEKLTKFWESSNLYYKK; this is encoded by the coding sequence ATGAATAATTTAATTTTAAAACTTGTAAAAGAAAATATGGATAATTTTACAAAACAACAAAAAAAGATAGCTCAGTATCTATTAGAACATTATGAAGAGGCTGTTTTTTTTACAGCAGAAGAATTAGGAGAAAAAAGTAAGACTAGTGAACCAACAGTTGTAAGGTTTGTAAAAAAAATAGGTTTCTCAAAGTATAGTGATTTACAAAATGAACTTAGAAAAGTATTAAAAGGAAAATTATATCAAGTTGACCGTTTAAATTTACCAACAGAAAAAAATGATCTTCTTTCATTTGTAGCATATTCTATGAATAAAGATATAGAAAGTATAAGAAAAACATTGAAAAATATAAATGAAAGTGATTTAAATAAAGCGATTGATTGGTTATTATCTTCTGAAAAAGTATTTATAGTAGCAACTCATGCTGAATATGGATTAGCTTGCTATTTTGGTCATTCTTTGTCTTGGATTAGAGATAAAGTATTTGTATTAACAACATTACATGGAATGAATTATGATGAGATGTATAATATAACAGAAAAAGATTTATTAGTAGCTATCAGTTTTCCTCCATATCCTAAATATACAGTTGATATTCTTAATTTTAATTTTTTAAAAGGAATAAGAACTTTAGGAATAACAGATAACGAAAACTCACCAATATCATTATTTTCAAATTGTTGTTTATATGCTCATAATGAACAAATTAGTTTTGTTGATAATTCAGCACCAACCTTAAGTTTATTATCAGTTATTTTAACATTAGTGAGTAAAAAAGATTTAAATAGAGCAAATAAAAAATTAGAAAAATTAACAAAATTTTGGGAAAGTTCAAATCTATATTATAAAAAATAA
- a CDS encoding aromatic amino acid transport family protein translates to MSQEKETRNSQYEEGALKIHKLTPKEAILTSIGCTIGSGCLGTAYSARYAGFPVITFWLIFSCVLTLISMYYVAEASLRTRVMVQLPGLAERYTGKVGKILIFIAVVVNSISCLIAYINGSGSILNSMYGVPNWIGTMIFLIPAVLVTWFGLKAVGRAGAYMSTLMIFLIIILCTASIINKNADASRLLIQRWKYAIPVFNVAAFSYIGQYLVPDLARGLSHIPKKLAPSLLIGQAVSAFLLILIPLGCFIIAPADQITQVATIAWGKAIGQWAFFAANYFALVAMFTSFCPITQTLVSNIVDFFKLRSDEEIGIRLPIMVVAIALPLYLSVSGLVGFVDALYFSGTFAAAIMAILPIFIINNARKTGDIEPEWTCGKLASWPVQIVLIIVYGGTAIYAILGALGYLPAGW, encoded by the coding sequence ATGTCACAAGAAAAAGAAACAAGAAATTCACAATATGAAGAAGGAGCATTAAAAATTCATAAATTAACTCCTAAAGAAGCTATTTTAACAAGTATTGGATGTACAATAGGTTCAGGATGTCTTGGAACAGCTTATTCAGCTCGTTATGCAGGTTTTCCAGTCATTACTTTTTGGTTAATTTTTTCATGTGTATTAACTTTAATTTCTATGTATTATGTTGCAGAAGCTTCATTGAGAACTAGAGTAATGGTTCAATTACCAGGATTAGCAGAACGTTATACTGGTAAAGTAGGAAAAATTTTGATTTTTATAGCAGTTGTTGTTAACTCTATAAGTTGTTTAATAGCATATATAAATGGTAGTGGAAGCATTCTTAATTCTATGTATGGAGTTCCTAATTGGATTGGAACTATGATATTTTTAATACCAGCAGTTCTTGTTACTTGGTTTGGATTAAAAGCAGTAGGACGTGCAGGGGCATATATGAGTACTCTAATGATATTTTTAATTATAATTTTATGTACAGCATCTATAATAAATAAAAATGCAGATGCAAGTAGATTACTTATACAAAGATGGAAATACGCTATTCCAGTATTTAATGTTGCAGCATTTAGTTATATAGGACAGTATTTAGTACCAGATTTAGCAAGAGGTTTATCACATATTCCTAAAAAATTAGCTCCATCTTTACTTATAGGACAAGCAGTTTCAGCTTTCTTATTAATACTTATTCCTTTAGGATGTTTTATTATAGCTCCTGCTGATCAAATAACTCAAGTGGCTACAATAGCGTGGGGAAAAGCAATAGGACAATGGGCTTTCTTTGCAGCTAACTATTTTGCTTTAGTTGCTATGTTTACTTCTTTTTGCCCAATAACTCAAACTTTAGTGTCTAATATAGTAGATTTCTTTAAACTTCGTTCTGATGAAGAAATAGGAATAAGATTACCTATTATGGTTGTAGCTATCGCATTGCCTTTATATTTATCTGTTAGTGGTTTAGTTGGATTTGTTGATGCTTTATATTTTTCAGGAACATTTGCAGCAGCTATAATGGCTATTTTACCTATTTTCATAATTAATAATGCTAGAAAAACAGGGGATATTGAGCCTGAATGGACTTGTGGAAAATTAGCTAGTTGGCCAGTTCAAATAGTTTTAATCATTGTGTATGGAGGAACAGCTATATATGCAATTTTAGGAGCTTTAGGTTATTTACCAGCAGGTTGGTAA
- a CDS encoding carbon-nitrogen hydrolase family protein: MRNLKMAIAQFESKHGDCEYNLEKAKKAIKEASEKGANLIVFPELYYQGYYTPIETFHKLAETCDGYLYNELKKEAINNNIHIIMGYCEKKEDRPGKIFNTVMFVNNKGERIANYTKVYGWDTEKDIFTDGEKFEVCETEFGKIGLLICYDIEFPETFRILHFKGAELVICCAAWRELLQHHWNTGLYSGAMSNLFYVAGVNTVGYNPANQKLCGDSKVILPNGKLLDKASDKEELKFITLDMDEVQHEREIYPTWRDYHYDMFDKKLLEKY; encoded by the coding sequence ATGAGAAATTTGAAAATGGCAATAGCTCAATTTGAGTCAAAACATGGAGATTGTGAATATAATTTAGAAAAAGCAAAAAAAGCCATAAAAGAAGCAAGTGAAAAAGGGGCAAATTTAATTGTTTTTCCAGAACTTTATTATCAGGGATATTATACTCCTATAGAAACTTTTCATAAATTAGCTGAGACTTGTGATGGTTATTTATATAATGAATTAAAAAAAGAAGCTATTAATAACAATATCCATATAATAATGGGGTATTGTGAAAAGAAAGAAGATAGACCAGGAAAAATTTTTAATACAGTAATGTTTGTTAATAATAAAGGAGAGAGAATAGCAAATTATACAAAAGTATATGGATGGGATACTGAAAAAGATATTTTTACTGATGGAGAAAAATTTGAAGTCTGTGAAACTGAATTTGGAAAAATAGGATTATTAATCTGCTATGATATTGAATTTCCAGAAACTTTTAGAATATTACATTTTAAAGGTGCTGAATTAGTAATTTGTTGTGCAGCTTGGAGAGAACTTCTTCAACATCATTGGAATACAGGACTATATTCAGGAGCAATGTCAAATTTATTTTATGTAGCAGGAGTTAATACAGTTGGTTACAATCCAGCTAATCAAAAATTATGTGGAGATAGTAAAGTAATATTACCTAATGGAAAACTTCTTGATAAAGCTTCTGATAAAGAAGAATTAAAGTTTATAACTTTAGATATGGATGAAGTTCAACATGAAAGAGAAATATATCCTACATGGCGTGATTATCATTATGATATGTTTGATAAGAAATTATTAGAAAAATATTAA
- a CDS encoding aminopeptidase, with protein MEDNRIIECVERADYLISKCMGVKPGEEVLIAIDPQTDMRMANAIAAAALKCGAEYNISMMPIRGKDKATIFPKTLELAMEACDVFIGMTTASGAAIYNNRLKELINEKKLRECSICLRNIDNFTRGGALADYEKVYADGVKLQSVWRGKKMAHITTPAGTDLYMEMNQMEPIIECGIARNPGDAMAWSDGEVSLGPVIGTTHGKLVIDGPICYYGCPTTPVELRIEGGRIVEVVGGDAKICTEIRRQIAEIKDSDNIAEIGIGLNRNCLFNGDFEEEKKAYGTCHIAMGNGFYYGQPARSTVHIDMVQYNPTIEMDGEIIVKDGKVLCVED; from the coding sequence ATGGAAGATAACAGAATAATTGAATGTGTTGAAAGAGCAGATTACCTAATAAGCAAATGTATGGGAGTTAAACCAGGAGAAGAAGTTCTAATAGCAATAGACCCTCAAACAGACATGAGAATGGCTAATGCTATAGCTGCAGCAGCTTTAAAATGTGGAGCTGAATACAATATCTCTATGATGCCAATAAGAGGAAAAGATAAAGCTACTATTTTCCCTAAAACTCTTGAACTTGCAATGGAAGCTTGTGATGTATTTATTGGAATGACTACTGCTTCTGGAGCTGCAATTTATAACAATAGATTAAAAGAACTTATCAATGAGAAAAAATTAAGAGAATGTTCAATTTGTTTAAGAAATATAGATAACTTTACTCGTGGTGGAGCTTTAGCAGATTATGAAAAAGTTTATGCTGATGGAGTAAAATTACAATCTGTATGGAGAGGTAAAAAAATGGCTCATATAACAACTCCAGCAGGAACAGATTTATATATGGAAATGAATCAAATGGAACCTATCATTGAATGTGGAATAGCTAGAAATCCTGGAGATGCAATGGCATGGTCAGATGGAGAAGTTTCTTTAGGACCTGTAATTGGAACAACTCATGGAAAATTAGTTATAGATGGACCTATTTGTTACTATGGATGTCCTACAACTCCTGTTGAACTTAGAATAGAAGGAGGACGTATTGTTGAAGTAGTTGGTGGAGATGCTAAAATCTGTACTGAAATTCGTAGACAAATAGCTGAAATAAAAGATAGTGACAATATAGCTGAAATCGGAATTGGATTAAATAGAAACTGCTTATTTAATGGAGACTTTGAGGAAGAGAAAAAAGCATATGGAACTTGTCATATAGCTATGGGTAATGGATTCTACTATGGACAACCAGCTAGATCAACAGTTCATATAGATATGGTTCAATATAATCCTACAATAGAAATGGATGGAGAAATTATTGTAAAAGATGGTAAAGTTCTTTGTGTAGAAGATTAA
- a CDS encoding nitrilase-related carbon-nitrogen hydrolase — protein sequence MKKRKFKIGLIQISSKNGDTEVNLEKGIKMIKEAYQKGAEIVCLPELFYGGYFLNSTEMNNVAEKNNGPFVQTLSSLAKELGIYIIAGYAEATDIIGKIHNSAIFISEKGEVIGNMRKVYSWGEEKLKFRSGNKFPVYDTPLGKIGIMICYDAEYPEPARIMALKGADIVFVPSVWSVRAQPRWDIDLSANALFNLMFTVGVNTIGEGICGRSQVYGPDGILRARASGDKEEVVICEVDLNEIQKVRSEIPYFNDFIEDTFSMEAINEY from the coding sequence ATGAAAAAAAGAAAATTTAAAATTGGTCTAATCCAAATTTCTTCTAAAAATGGAGATACAGAAGTAAATTTAGAAAAAGGAATAAAAATGATAAAAGAAGCTTATCAAAAAGGAGCAGAAATAGTTTGTTTACCTGAATTATTTTATGGAGGTTATTTTTTAAATTCAACTGAAATGAATAATGTTGCTGAAAAAAATAATGGTCCTTTTGTTCAAACTTTATCAAGTTTAGCAAAAGAACTTGGAATTTATATAATAGCAGGATATGCAGAAGCAACAGATATAATTGGAAAAATTCATAATTCAGCCATTTTTATTAGTGAGAAAGGCGAAGTTATCGGGAATATGAGAAAAGTTTATTCTTGGGGAGAGGAGAAATTAAAATTTAGATCAGGAAATAAGTTTCCAGTTTATGATACGCCTTTAGGAAAAATAGGAATAATGATTTGCTATGATGCTGAATATCCAGAACCTGCTAGGATAATGGCATTAAAAGGAGCTGATATAGTTTTTGTTCCTTCAGTTTGGAGTGTGAGAGCACAACCACGTTGGGATATAGATTTATCAGCTAATGCATTATTTAATTTAATGTTTACAGTTGGAGTTAATACTATAGGAGAAGGAATTTGTGGAAGGTCACAAGTATATGGACCTGATGGAATATTAAGAGCAAGGGCATCTGGAGATAAAGAAGAAGTTGTTATTTGTGAAGTAGATTTAAATGAAATTCAAAAAGTTAGAAGTGAAATTCCTTATTTTAATGATTTTATAGAAGATACTTTTTCAATGGAAGCTATAAATGAGTATTAA